Proteins from a genomic interval of Polaribacter sejongensis:
- a CDS encoding glycoside hydrolase family 3 N-terminal domain-containing protein, translating into MKIFKFFVPVFCLVFLTSVVVLKKKKDIYKKGWIDFNKNGVKDIFEDPTQRIDARVASLLSQMTVNEKTAQMVTLYGYSRILQDELPTEEWKNSAWKDGVANIDEHLNTIQNRPSTYNDYSFPYSSHAEAINTIQKWFIEETRLGIPVDFTNEGTHGLTHDRATPLPAPIGIGSTWNTELVNRAGKIIGREAKALGYTNVYAPILDVARDPRWGRIVESFSEDPFLISELGIQMTKGIQSEGVASTLKHFAVYSVPKGGREGKARTDPHVAPRELHQMYLYPFKKVIEEAKPMGIMSSYNDYDGVPVTGSHYFLTELLRNQYGFDGYIVSDSDAVKFLSSKHHVAKDYKESVRQVVEAGLNVRTNFKSPESYLEPLRELIKEGAISMKTIDTRVADVLSVKFRLGLFDQPFVENPKESNKLVHTEDDEEFAKKISRESLVLLKNEDNLLPLNIKNYKNILVTGPLADEVSFTYSRYGPANNPATSVYKGIKEYAGNNLNVNYVKGCNVVDPNWPGSEIIPTELSAEEQQGIDDAVAKANESDIIIAVLGEDEKRVGESRSRTSLGLPGRQFQLIQALYKTGKPVVLVLVNGRPLTINWEDKFIPAILEAWFPGPSAGEVIAETLFGDYNPGGKLPVTFPKAVGQIPLNFPFKPGSQASQPGEGPNGYGNTRVLGPIYPFGFGLSYTTFDYSDLKVSPTKGKVKSDIHVSFKIKNTGKREGDEVVQLYLKDEVSSVTTYESQLRGFKRVHLLSGETKTVNFVLHSDDLELLDKDMNWVVEPGSFKIMIGSSSENIHLTKGFEILPID; encoded by the coding sequence ATGAAAATATTTAAATTTTTTGTACCTGTTTTTTGTTTGGTTTTTTTAACATCTGTAGTGGTTTTAAAAAAGAAGAAAGATATCTATAAAAAAGGATGGATTGATTTTAATAAAAATGGAGTTAAGGATATTTTTGAAGATCCTACCCAAAGAATAGATGCAAGAGTAGCTAGTCTTTTATCTCAAATGACTGTTAATGAAAAAACAGCTCAAATGGTTACTTTGTATGGATATTCTAGAATTTTACAAGATGAATTACCTACTGAAGAATGGAAAAATAGTGCTTGGAAAGATGGAGTAGCTAACATTGATGAGCATTTAAATACGATTCAAAATCGTCCTTCAACATATAACGATTATTCATTTCCGTATAGCAGTCATGCAGAAGCTATAAATACCATTCAAAAATGGTTTATAGAAGAAACAAGACTTGGTATACCTGTAGATTTTACGAATGAAGGAACACATGGTTTAACACATGATAGAGCAACTCCGTTACCTGCTCCTATAGGAATTGGTAGTACTTGGAATACGGAATTAGTAAATAGAGCAGGGAAAATTATTGGAAGAGAAGCCAAAGCACTTGGTTATACCAATGTATATGCGCCTATTTTAGATGTTGCAAGAGATCCTAGATGGGGAAGAATTGTAGAGAGTTTTAGTGAAGATCCATTTCTAATTTCTGAATTAGGAATACAAATGACAAAAGGAATTCAATCTGAAGGAGTAGCTTCTACATTAAAGCATTTTGCCGTATATAGTGTACCTAAAGGCGGGCGAGAAGGAAAAGCGAGAACAGATCCACATGTTGCTCCAAGAGAGTTACATCAAATGTATTTATATCCTTTTAAAAAGGTTATTGAAGAGGCAAAGCCTATGGGGATAATGAGTAGTTATAATGATTATGACGGAGTTCCGGTTACTGGTAGTCATTATTTTTTAACAGAATTATTAAGAAATCAATATGGGTTTGATGGCTATATTGTGTCAGATAGTGATGCCGTTAAGTTTTTATCCTCTAAACATCATGTAGCAAAAGATTATAAAGAATCTGTTAGGCAAGTTGTAGAAGCAGGTTTAAATGTCAGAACCAATTTTAAATCACCAGAATCTTATTTAGAACCATTACGCGAACTAATTAAAGAAGGTGCAATATCAATGAAGACTATAGATACTCGTGTAGCCGATGTTTTGTCTGTAAAATTTAGATTAGGCTTATTTGATCAACCTTTTGTAGAAAATCCTAAAGAATCTAACAAGTTAGTTCATACAGAAGATGATGAGGAGTTTGCAAAGAAAATTAGTAGAGAATCATTGGTTTTGTTAAAGAATGAAGATAATTTATTGCCATTAAACATTAAGAACTACAAAAATATTTTGGTTACAGGTCCGTTAGCGGATGAAGTAAGTTTTACGTATAGTAGATATGGACCTGCAAACAATCCTGCAACTTCTGTTTATAAAGGAATAAAAGAATATGCAGGCAATAACCTAAATGTAAATTATGTAAAAGGATGTAATGTAGTAGACCCTAATTGGCCAGGGAGTGAAATTATACCAACAGAACTTTCTGCAGAAGAACAACAAGGTATAGATGACGCAGTTGCAAAAGCAAACGAGTCTGATATTATAATAGCCGTACTTGGTGAAGATGAAAAAAGAGTAGGAGAATCTAGATCTAGAACAAGTTTAGGTTTACCAGGTAGACAATTTCAACTAATACAGGCTTTATATAAAACAGGAAAACCGGTTGTTTTAGTTTTGGTTAATGGACGTCCGTTAACTATTAATTGGGAAGATAAATTTATACCAGCTATTTTAGAAGCTTGGTTTCCTGGACCATCTGCAGGAGAAGTAATTGCCGAAACTTTATTTGGAGATTATAACCCAGGAGGAAAGTTACCAGTTACGTTTCCTAAAGCTGTAGGTCAAATTCCATTAAATTTTCCATTTAAACCAGGTTCTCAAGCAAGTCAACCAGGAGAAGGACCAAATGGTTATGGAAATACAAGAGTTTTAGGGCCTATTTATCCCTTCGGATTTGGATTAAGTTACACTACGTTTGATTATAGCGATTTAAAAGTAAGTCCAACAAAAGGGAAGGTTAAATCTGATATTCATGTTTCATTTAAAATTAAAAATACAGGAAAGAGAGAAGGAGATGAGGTTGTTCAACTGTATTTAAAAGATGAAGTGAGTAGCGTAACTACGTATGAATCTCAATTAAGAGGTTTTAAACGAGTTCATTTACTTTCAGGGGAAACAAAGACAGTAAACTTTGTATTGCATTCAGATGATTTAGAACTGTTAGATAAAGATATGAATTGGGTTGTAGAGCCAGGAAGTTTTAAAATAATGATTGGAAGTTCTTCTGAAAACATTCATTTAACAAAAGGGTTTGAAATACTACCAATTGATTAA
- a CDS encoding glycoside hydrolase family 88 protein has protein sequence MFSQEQNKDQFDYQKVLDYCIDKSLHTVSSFNDNDKFPRYIETDATHWESDKVENWISGFWPGILWYSFEASNNLALKQSAALYTQKQQVVMDKPIRSHDLGFMLYCSYGNGYRLTKNSAYKTLLLSAADSLATLYNPTVGTILSWPSKRKNNNWPHHTIIDNMMNLELLFWAAKNGGAKNLYNIAVKHAETTMKHHIRTDNTTYHVVFYNDKNGDFIKGKTHQGYTDDSLWARGQAWGIYGFTMCYRETGKVEFMETAIKLADAYIKNLPNDLIPYWDFNDPSIPNTPRDASAAAVVASALLELSSLNTDALISEKYKGIAIKMLQSLSSDMYLSKDKNNAFLLHSTGNKPKNREVDVSIIYADYYYIEALLLLKKISLKG, from the coding sequence ATGTTTTCTCAAGAGCAAAATAAAGATCAATTTGATTATCAAAAAGTATTAGATTATTGTATTGATAAGAGTTTACATACTGTTTCTTCTTTTAATGATAACGATAAATTTCCAAGATATATAGAAACGGATGCTACACATTGGGAGTCTGATAAAGTAGAGAATTGGATTAGTGGTTTTTGGCCAGGTATTTTATGGTATTCGTTTGAGGCCTCTAACAATCTAGCATTAAAACAAAGTGCAGCGTTATATACCCAAAAGCAACAGGTTGTAATGGATAAGCCTATTCGTAGTCATGATTTAGGATTTATGCTTTATTGTAGTTATGGTAATGGGTATAGGCTCACAAAAAACTCTGCCTATAAAACCTTGCTTTTAAGTGCAGCAGATTCCTTGGCAACACTTTATAATCCTACAGTTGGCACTATACTTTCATGGCCATCTAAAAGAAAAAATAACAATTGGCCTCATCATACTATTATAGATAATATGATGAATTTAGAACTTTTGTTTTGGGCTGCTAAAAATGGAGGTGCTAAAAACTTGTATAATATTGCTGTTAAGCACGCAGAAACAACAATGAAACATCATATTCGTACGGATAATACAACCTATCATGTGGTTTTTTATAACGATAAAAATGGTGATTTTATCAAAGGAAAAACACACCAAGGATATACTGATGATTCATTATGGGCTAGAGGACAAGCATGGGGAATTTATGGTTTTACGATGTGTTATCGGGAAACAGGAAAAGTAGAATTTATGGAAACAGCTATAAAGTTGGCTGATGCTTATATTAAAAACTTACCCAATGATTTAATTCCGTATTGGGATTTTAATGACCCAAGTATTCCTAATACTCCTCGTGATGCTTCTGCAGCTGCTGTTGTAGCGTCTGCTTTATTAGAATTATCCAGTTTAAATACAGATGCTTTAATATCAGAAAAATACAAGGGTATTGCTATTAAAATGTTGCAATCATTGTCTTCGGATATGTATTTAAGTAAAGATAAAAATAATGCTTTTTTATTGCATTCTACTGGGAATAAACCCAAAAATAGAGAAGTAGATGTGTCTATAATTTATGCTGATTATTATTATATAGAAGCTTTATTGTTATTAAAAAAGATAAGTTTAAAAGGATAA